Sequence from the Elusimicrobiota bacterium genome:
AAGGGATTGTGCTTGATGTGGTTGACGGCGACACATTGGTGCTCGATATTGATTGTGGTTTCGATATTAAGAAGAAGCAACGCATTCGGTTGTCAGGCATAAATTCACCGGAAATCAACACAACAGAAGGCCAAGACGCGGCGACATTTGTTCGAAATCAACTGGCCCAAGCCCCCTTTGTTGTAGTCCGGACCACAAAAGTTGACATCAACGGAAGATTCTTGGGAGATGTGTTCTATAGCTTTGACTCAAAGGCCAACATAGAAGAAGTGTATCGCGGGGGGCGCTATTTAAATCAGGAATTATTGAGCAGAGAAATGGGAGACCGAATGTGAAACAGCAGGAAATAGAGAAAAAGATTGAGCAGGGGAATGCCGGGGAAAAGGCAATGTATCATTGGTTGAATGGAGCCGGTTTATCCAACTTATACGTGAACCAAGACCCCGATACATACGCTAGCCTTTTCAAGAAGGATGTTAAAAGGCCCGCCCTTTTTTGACTACAAGCGGCGCGTCAAGATCAAGGCCCCCACTTGCAGGGGCGTCTCGCGTGTGTTAGGCTCAGGGAAGATGAGAAAGTGGATTTTTCTGTTCATGCTTTTAGGTTTTGGCAATGATATGGCCTTGAACAGCGCGGCGGCGGACTGCCACGGCGCTGTTCCCGTCTGCCATACTTGCACGTGCGTCCATCTCGTCAACAACCCGGATTCCAGGCTTCACCAAGTCATCCCGTCCACTCCGCACGTCGTCCGCGTGGACGCGGACTTGCTGGACTTCCTGTCCGACAAGTCCATTTTTCACCCCCCTAAAGTCTCCTCTTAACCCGCTTCATCTCCACCAATAATATCCCCTGTCCGGCCACCCCCGAGGGCCAGACGGCATTCTGAATCCATAAAGGAACCCATGAAAAATTTATTCGTCGGGCTTCTGCCCTTGTTCATATTCCAGGTCGTCCGCGCGGACGAGCCCTCGTGTCCGTCCTTCGCCTCACCCCAGGACGTCCTGGCGTGCGTCCAGAAAAACCACCCGGACGTTCTCCGCGCCGAGGCCGAGGCCGCCAACCTCGATGCTTTCGATGCCTTCGCCCGCCAGCGTCCCAACCCCGAGCTCGACGCGGAGGCCGTGTCCAACAGTGAAGAGGATGAGGCCGCCCTTTCCGCCGAAGCCGCTTACCTCCATACCTTCGAAATGGGCGGAAAACGCCGACATCGTCTGGATCGCGCCAGGGCGCAAAAAGAAGCGGTGATCGCGCGGGTGCAGAAGACGCGGGAGGAGGTGACCCTTTCCGCCGTCCTCAACCTCTATCGTCTCAGGCATCTCCAGGACGAGCTCCACGCCGTGGAGGAGGCCCAGAACACCTTCGGCACCATCATCGGCCAATACAAAAACCGCCGCCAGCTCTCGCCCGAACAGCAAGTTTCGCTCAACGTCTTCCTCCTTGCGCAGAGCGACTACACCCTGCGCAAATCCCGGCTCCTGCAGGAGCAGCGGGCCTTGAAGCGGTATTTCGATCTCGCCACCGGCGCCGACTTCCCCACGATCCTCAAGGCCCTCCCCGAGCCCAAGACCACATGGCCCGGTCTTACCGCCGCACCGACGATTGCCGGGGCGCTCCGCAAGGAGGCTCAGGCCGACCTCGCCCTCGCCCAAGCTGAATTGGCCCTGGCCGACAGCGACGCCCGGCCCGATCTCAAGCTCGGTCCCAAGGTGGGGATGGAATCCGGACGCGGCCGGAAG
This genomic interval carries:
- a CDS encoding TolC family protein, encoding MKNLFVGLLPLFIFQVVRADEPSCPSFASPQDVLACVQKNHPDVLRAEAEAANLDAFDAFARQRPNPELDAEAVSNSEEDEAALSAEAAYLHTFEMGGKRRHRLDRARAQKEAVIARVQKTREEVTLSAVLNLYRLRHLQDELHAVEEAQNTFGTIIGQYKNRRQLSPEQQVSLNVFLLAQSDYTLRKSRLLQEQRALKRYFDLATGADFPTILKALPEPKTTWPGLTAAPTIAGALRKEAQADLALAQAELALADSDARPDLKLGPKVGMESGRGRKNRSLGGALSLDLPLYQQNQGARALARTEARRAEVNLAQRDRELSTQWQTWFEIYQDAVASLRGMPTLEQMEKKHQGMESLFERGLVQSALVIEAHRQMTDFAESLNAQELRALEALWSIYVLEGSALQEGL